The following proteins come from a genomic window of Bradyrhizobium paxllaeri:
- a CDS encoding NADH-quinone oxidoreductase subunit J — MILPALFFYLFAGVCVASAVMVIVSRNPVHSVLYLILAFVNASGLFVLMGAEFLGMMLIVVYVGAVAVLFLFVIMMLDVDFTELREGFIEYLPIGLVIGGIFLAELLLVAGGWVMKPETAKQISAAIPMNVSNTEALGLVLYTKYIHYFQIAGMVLLVAMIGAIVLTLRHKAKVKRQDINVQNARTPELAMAVRKVASGQGLQDSDAAEWVK, encoded by the coding sequence ATGATCCTTCCCGCGCTCTTCTTCTATCTCTTTGCCGGCGTCTGCGTGGCCTCGGCGGTCATGGTGATTGTGTCGCGCAATCCCGTGCACTCCGTGCTGTATCTGATCCTGGCCTTCGTCAACGCCTCGGGCTTGTTCGTGCTGATGGGCGCCGAATTCCTCGGCATGATGCTGATCGTGGTCTATGTCGGCGCGGTCGCCGTGCTGTTCCTGTTCGTGATCATGATGCTCGACGTCGATTTCACCGAGCTGCGCGAGGGCTTTATCGAGTATCTGCCGATCGGTCTGGTGATTGGCGGCATTTTCCTCGCCGAACTACTGCTGGTCGCGGGCGGATGGGTCATGAAGCCCGAGACCGCCAAGCAGATCTCGGCGGCGATCCCGATGAATGTCAGCAACACCGAGGCGCTCGGGCTGGTGCTCTATACGAAGTACATCCATTACTTCCAGATCGCCGGCATGGTGCTGCTGGTCGCCATGATCGGAGCGATCGTGCTGACGCTGCGCCACAAGGCCAAGGTCAAGCGGCAGGACATCAACGTGCAGAACGCGCGCACGCCGGAGCTGGCGATGGCCGTGCGCAAGGTGGCGTCCGGGCAGGGGCTGCAGGATTCGGATGCGGCGGAGTGGGTGAAATGA
- the nuoH gene encoding NADH-quinone oxidoreductase subunit NuoH translates to MADLFASPFWTGFLWPLIVMVAQSVLLLVVLLIAIAYILLADRKIWAAVQIRRGPNVVGPWGLLQSFADLLKFVLKEPVIPSGSNKGVFLLAPLVSCVLALAAWAVIPMDLGWVISDINVGVLYIFAISSLSIYGIIMAGWSSNSKYPFLAALRSAAQMVSYEVSIGFVIITVLLCAGSLNLSAVVEAQNTRGFASLIGLPQLTILNWYVWPLFPMFVVFYVSALAETNRPPFDLVEAESELVAGFMTEYGSTPYLLFMLGEYVAITTMCALATIMFLGGWLPPVALPPFTWIPGVVWFALKLFFMFFMFAMAKAIVPRYRYDQLMRLGWKVFLPLSLAAVVIVAGVLQFAGIAPK, encoded by the coding sequence ATGGCTGATTTGTTCGCAAGCCCGTTCTGGACCGGTTTTCTCTGGCCGCTGATCGTGATGGTCGCGCAGAGCGTCCTGCTGCTCGTCGTGCTCCTGATCGCGATCGCCTACATCCTGCTCGCCGACCGCAAGATCTGGGCGGCGGTGCAGATCCGTCGCGGCCCCAACGTGGTCGGCCCCTGGGGCCTGCTGCAATCCTTCGCCGATCTTTTGAAGTTCGTCCTGAAGGAACCGGTCATTCCCTCCGGCTCCAACAAGGGCGTGTTCCTGCTGGCGCCGCTGGTGTCCTGCGTGCTGGCGCTGGCCGCCTGGGCCGTGATCCCGATGGATCTCGGCTGGGTGATCTCGGACATCAATGTTGGCGTGCTCTACATCTTCGCGATCTCGTCGCTGTCGATCTACGGCATCATCATGGCCGGCTGGTCGTCGAACTCGAAATACCCGTTCCTGGCTGCGCTTCGCTCGGCCGCGCAGATGGTGTCCTACGAAGTCTCGATAGGCTTTGTCATCATCACGGTGCTGCTGTGCGCCGGCTCGCTCAATCTCTCGGCCGTGGTGGAAGCGCAGAATACCCGCGGCTTCGCCAGCCTGATCGGCCTGCCGCAGCTTACTATCCTGAACTGGTATGTGTGGCCGCTGTTCCCGATGTTCGTGGTGTTCTACGTCTCGGCGCTGGCCGAGACCAACCGCCCGCCGTTCGACCTGGTGGAAGCGGAATCCGAGCTGGTCGCGGGTTTCATGACCGAATACGGCTCGACACCGTATCTGCTGTTCATGCTCGGCGAATATGTCGCGATCACCACGATGTGCGCGCTGGCGACGATCATGTTCCTCGGCGGCTGGCTGCCGCCGGTGGCGCTGCCGCCGTTCACCTGGATACCGGGGGTGGTCTGGTTCGCGCTAAAGCTGTTCTTCATGTTCTTCATGTTCGCGATGGCAAAGGCGATCGTGCCGCGCTACCGCTACGATCAACTGATGCGGCTCGGCTGGAAGGTGTTCTTGCCGCTGTCGCTGGCGGCGGTGGTGATCGTCGCCGGTGTGCTGCAATTCGCCGGCATCGCGCCGAAGTGA
- the nuoI gene encoding NADH-quinone oxidoreductase subunit NuoI — MSVNVNATARGLLLSEFVSAFFLAMRYFFKPKPTLNYPFEKGPISPRFRGEHALRRYPNGEERCIACKLCEAICPAQAITIEAGPRRNDGTRRTVRYDIDMVKCIYCGLCQEACPVDAIVEGPNFEFATETREELYYDKAKLLANGDRWEREIAKAIELDAPYR, encoded by the coding sequence ATGAGTGTCAACGTCAACGCAACGGCCCGCGGGCTTCTCTTGAGCGAATTCGTATCGGCGTTCTTTCTCGCCATGCGCTATTTCTTCAAGCCGAAGCCGACGCTGAACTATCCATTCGAGAAGGGACCGATCTCGCCGCGTTTCCGTGGCGAGCACGCGCTGCGCCGCTATCCGAACGGCGAGGAGCGCTGCATCGCCTGCAAGCTGTGCGAGGCGATCTGCCCGGCGCAGGCGATCACGATCGAGGCCGGCCCGCGCCGCAACGACGGCACCCGCCGCACGGTGCGCTACGACATCGACATGGTGAAATGCATCTATTGCGGGCTGTGCCAGGAAGCCTGCCCGGTGGACGCCATCGTCGAAGGGCCGAATTTCGAATTCGCGACCGAGACCCGCGAGGAACTCTACTATGACAAGGCCAAGCTGCTCGCCAATGGCGATCGCTGGGAACGCGAGATTGCGAAAGCAATCGAGCTCGACGCGCCGTACCGGTGA
- the nuoG gene encoding NADH-quinone oxidoreductase subunit NuoG, which produces MTKLIIDGKEIDVPAEFTLLQACEAAGAEIPRFCYHERLSIAGNCRMCLVEVKGGPKPVASCAWGVRDCRPGPKGEPPEISTRSPMVKKAREGVMEFLLINHPLDCPICDQGGECDLQDQAMGYGVDTSRFAENKRAVEDKYLGALVKTSMNRCIQCTRCVRFSAEVAGAPEMGATGRGEDMEITTYLEQALTSELQGNLVDICPVGALTSKPYAFAARPWELGKTQSVDVMDGVGSAIRVDTRGREVMRILPRINEAVNEEWISDKTRHVVDGLRTQRLDRPYIRDNGKLRPASWQEAFAAVAAKVKMSDGKRIGAIAGDLAAVEEMFAFKDLLGQYGSTNLAVQGGDAFDPKLGRATYIFNPTIAGIEQADALLIIGANPRKEAAVLNARIRKRWRTGQLKVALVGAKADLTYDYDYLGAGTDTLNDLASGKHSFIEVLKGAKHPIVLVGAGSLSRHDGAEALALAAKVATGVGALKDGWNGFAVLQDTASRAGALDIGFSAGKAGLTLAQMTTFGTLDVLFLLGADEVKVPDGTFVVYIGTHGDRGAHRADVILPGAAYTEKSGLFVNTEGRAQIAARAAFPPGEAREDWAIARALSDVIGKKLPYDSLGALRQALFKAVPHLMRIDQIEPGKAEQVKALAGKSGKVDKSPLKSSVEDFYLTNPIARASAVMAECSRLAAGRMLTAAE; this is translated from the coding sequence ATGACCAAACTCATCATCGACGGCAAAGAGATCGATGTACCCGCAGAATTCACGCTGCTGCAGGCGTGCGAGGCCGCGGGCGCCGAAATTCCGCGCTTCTGCTACCACGAGCGGCTGTCGATCGCCGGCAATTGCCGGATGTGCCTCGTCGAGGTGAAGGGCGGCCCGAAGCCGGTCGCAAGCTGCGCCTGGGGCGTGCGCGACTGCCGACCGGGTCCGAAGGGCGAGCCGCCGGAAATCTCGACGCGTTCGCCGATGGTGAAGAAGGCACGCGAAGGCGTGATGGAATTTCTGCTGATCAACCACCCGCTGGATTGCCCGATCTGCGACCAGGGTGGCGAGTGCGATCTGCAGGACCAGGCGATGGGCTATGGCGTCGACACCTCGCGCTTCGCCGAGAACAAGCGCGCGGTCGAGGACAAGTATCTTGGCGCGCTGGTCAAGACCTCGATGAACCGCTGCATCCAGTGCACGCGCTGCGTCCGCTTCTCCGCGGAAGTCGCCGGCGCCCCGGAAATGGGCGCGACCGGCCGCGGCGAGGACATGGAGATCACGACCTATCTGGAGCAGGCGCTGACATCCGAGCTGCAGGGCAATCTCGTCGATATCTGCCCGGTGGGCGCGCTGACCTCGAAGCCTTATGCCTTTGCCGCGCGTCCGTGGGAGCTTGGCAAGACGCAGTCGGTCGACGTCATGGATGGCGTGGGCTCTGCGATCCGTGTCGACACCCGCGGCCGCGAAGTGATGCGCATCCTGCCGCGCATCAACGAGGCCGTGAACGAGGAATGGATTTCCGACAAGACCCGCCACGTCGTCGACGGCCTGCGCACGCAGCGGCTCGACCGGCCCTATATCCGCGACAACGGCAAGCTCCGCCCCGCGTCGTGGCAGGAGGCCTTCGCGGCTGTTGCGGCCAAGGTGAAGATGAGCGACGGCAAGCGCATCGGCGCCATTGCCGGCGATCTCGCCGCGGTCGAAGAGATGTTCGCGTTCAAGGATCTGCTGGGACAATATGGTTCGACCAACCTGGCGGTGCAGGGCGGCGACGCCTTCGACCCGAAGCTCGGCCGCGCGACATACATCTTCAACCCGACCATTGCCGGGATCGAGCAGGCCGATGCGCTCTTGATCATCGGCGCCAATCCGCGCAAGGAAGCCGCCGTGCTCAACGCGCGCATCCGCAAGCGCTGGCGCACCGGCCAGCTCAAGGTCGCGCTGGTCGGCGCCAAGGCCGATCTCACCTATGATTACGACTATCTCGGCGCGGGCACCGATACGCTCAACGACCTCGCCAGCGGCAAGCATTCTTTCATCGAGGTGCTGAAGGGCGCCAAGCACCCGATCGTGCTGGTCGGCGCCGGCTCGCTGTCGCGGCATGACGGCGCCGAAGCGCTGGCGCTGGCAGCCAAGGTCGCGACGGGCGTCGGCGCGCTCAAGGACGGCTGGAACGGCTTTGCCGTGCTGCAGGACACCGCCTCGCGCGCGGGCGCGCTCGACATCGGCTTTTCGGCTGGCAAGGCCGGGCTGACCCTGGCGCAGATGACGACCTTCGGCACGCTCGACGTGCTGTTCCTGCTCGGCGCCGACGAGGTGAAGGTGCCGGACGGCACGTTCGTGGTGTATATTGGCACCCATGGGGATCGCGGCGCCCATCGCGCCGATGTCATCCTGCCGGGCGCGGCCTATACCGAGAAATCCGGCCTCTTCGTCAACACCGAGGGCAGGGCGCAGATCGCCGCCCGCGCGGCATTCCCGCCCGGGGAAGCACGCGAGGACTGGGCGATTGCGCGGGCGCTGTCGGATGTGATCGGCAAGAAGCTGCCCTATGACTCGCTCGGGGCATTGCGCCAGGCGCTGTTCAAGGCCGTGCCGCACCTGATGCGGATCGACCAGATCGAGCCCGGCAAGGCCGAGCAGGTCAAGGCGCTGGCGGGCAAGAGCGGCAAGGTCGACAAGAGCCCGCTGAAATCGTCCGTCGAGGATTTCTACCTGACCAACCCGATCGCACGGGCCTCGGCGGTGATGGCGGAATGTTCCCGGCTGGCGGCCGGGCGAATGCTGACGGCAGCGGAGTGA
- a CDS encoding FkbM family methyltransferase translates to MAQAPIQFDRASGVLEGANAWERLAALALVLGSKVASNFSHRGYNMCANLLRTTLPERGIQIKLNPDATFEFPYGDGYWSKLLNRTYSYENELELLFQDSADVDYTLLDCGANYGYWSVLVSSKPFGSHKAIAIEPSGQNFPKLANNAKINGNRFEVMKCAIGAARGTARLSGTKHEAFSIAGDQSAGEEVPVIALDNLLDDGKVAPGGKYLIKLDVEGVEIEAMKGGARLMQADSVLLCEEHGNDPKHTVSRYILDQSLKLIVYDPRSHRLETVTDLSILDRIKVSTHVGYNVFGTASAFWLARIDALNAKAARRVQ, encoded by the coding sequence ATGGCGCAGGCGCCCATCCAGTTTGACCGGGCTTCGGGCGTACTCGAGGGTGCGAACGCATGGGAGCGTTTGGCCGCGCTTGCGCTGGTGCTGGGGTCGAAGGTGGCGTCGAATTTCTCGCACCGCGGCTACAACATGTGCGCCAACCTGTTGCGCACGACACTGCCGGAGCGCGGCATCCAGATCAAACTCAATCCCGACGCCACCTTCGAGTTTCCCTATGGCGACGGCTACTGGAGCAAGCTGCTCAACCGCACCTACAGTTACGAGAACGAACTCGAACTGCTGTTTCAGGATTCCGCCGACGTCGACTACACGCTGCTCGATTGCGGCGCCAATTACGGCTACTGGTCGGTCTTGGTGTCGAGCAAGCCGTTCGGGTCGCACAAGGCGATTGCGATCGAGCCGTCGGGGCAGAATTTTCCGAAGCTTGCCAACAACGCCAAAATCAATGGCAACCGTTTCGAAGTCATGAAATGCGCGATCGGCGCTGCGCGCGGGACCGCGCGTCTATCAGGCACCAAGCACGAGGCCTTCAGCATCGCCGGCGACCAGTCGGCAGGCGAGGAGGTGCCCGTCATCGCGCTCGACAATCTGCTCGATGACGGCAAGGTCGCCCCCGGCGGCAAATACCTGATCAAGCTCGACGTCGAGGGCGTCGAGATCGAAGCCATGAAGGGCGGCGCGCGGCTGATGCAGGCCGACAGCGTGCTCTTGTGCGAAGAGCACGGCAACGACCCCAAGCATACCGTCTCGCGCTACATCCTCGATCAATCGCTGAAGCTGATCGTCTACGATCCGCGCAGCCATCGCCTTGAAACCGTGACCGACCTTTCGATTCTAGATCGGATCAAGGTTTCAACCCATGTCGGCTACAACGTGTTCGGCACCGCAAGTGCATTCTGGCTCGCCCGGATCGATGCGCTCAATGCGAAAGCCGCGCGCCGCGTGCAATGA
- the nuoL gene encoding NADH-quinone oxidoreductase subunit L: MVQAIVFLPLLGAILAGLIALFGAHARNPSGDEVEHHDHGHGDQGHGDHAHASAAHGDHGHDDHHVSEPPAQGSRAAELITTGLLMISALLSWIVLVDVGFQHHDARIALFPWINSGDLQVSWALRVDTLTAVMLVVVNTVSSLVHLYSIGYMDEDPYRPRFFGYLSLFTFAMLMLVTADNLVQLFFGWEGVGLASYLLIGFWYQKPSANAAAIKAFIVNRVGDFGFALGIFAVFMLLKTTDFETIFAGAQGLTGKTINFFGWNADALTLICLLLFMGAMGKSAQFLLHTWLPDAMEGPTPVSALIHAATMVTAGVFMVARLSPLFELAPNAQAVVMFFGATTAFFAATVGLVQNDIKRIVAYSTCSQLGYMFVAMGAGAYSVGIFHLFTHAFFKALLFLGSGSVIYAMHHEQDIRNMGGLWRKIPYTYAVMVIGTLALTGFPLTAGYFSKDAIIESAYVAHNPFAYYGFAMTVIAAGLTSFYSWRLIFKTFHGEPHDQHHYEAAHEAPLWILIPIGILAAGSILAGYPFKEVFAGHGVEEFFRESLKMHPHIIDEMHHIPKTIAWLPTVMMAIGLYISYVFYIRRPYIPVQLAREHPMLYQFLLNKWYFDELYDLIFVRPTKWLGRFLWKKGDGFVIDGFGPDGVSARVLDVTRNVVKIQTGYLYHYAFAMLIGVAGLITWFMFGLGGQ, encoded by the coding sequence ATGGTTCAGGCAATCGTCTTTCTGCCGCTGCTGGGCGCTATTCTGGCCGGCCTGATCGCGCTGTTCGGCGCGCATGCGCGCAATCCGAGCGGCGATGAGGTCGAGCATCACGACCACGGGCATGGCGATCAAGGTCATGGCGACCACGCGCATGCGTCGGCTGCCCATGGCGACCACGGCCACGACGATCACCATGTCTCGGAGCCGCCGGCGCAGGGTTCGCGCGCGGCCGAGTTGATCACCACCGGCCTGCTGATGATTTCGGCGCTGCTGTCCTGGATCGTGCTGGTCGATGTCGGCTTCCAGCACCACGACGCCCGGATTGCGCTGTTCCCCTGGATCAATTCCGGCGATCTGCAGGTTTCCTGGGCGCTGCGCGTCGATACGCTGACCGCCGTGATGCTGGTGGTGGTCAACACCGTCTCCTCGCTCGTGCACCTCTATTCCATCGGCTACATGGACGAGGACCCGTACCGGCCGCGCTTCTTCGGCTACCTCAGCCTGTTCACCTTCGCGATGCTGATGCTGGTGACGGCGGACAATCTGGTCCAGCTTTTCTTCGGCTGGGAAGGCGTCGGTCTCGCCAGCTATCTCCTGATCGGCTTCTGGTATCAGAAGCCATCGGCGAACGCGGCGGCGATCAAGGCGTTCATCGTCAACCGCGTCGGCGATTTCGGCTTTGCGCTCGGCATCTTCGCCGTATTCATGCTGCTCAAGACCACCGACTTCGAGACCATCTTTGCCGGCGCGCAGGGGCTGACCGGCAAGACCATCAACTTCTTCGGCTGGAACGCCGATGCACTGACCCTGATCTGCCTGCTGCTGTTCATGGGCGCGATGGGCAAATCGGCGCAGTTCCTGCTGCACACCTGGTTGCCGGACGCGATGGAAGGCCCGACGCCGGTCTCCGCGCTGATCCACGCTGCGACCATGGTCACCGCCGGCGTGTTCATGGTGGCGCGGCTGTCGCCGCTGTTCGAACTGGCGCCCAACGCGCAGGCCGTCGTGATGTTCTTCGGCGCCACCACCGCGTTCTTTGCCGCGACCGTCGGCCTCGTCCAGAACGACATCAAGCGCATCGTCGCCTATTCGACCTGTTCGCAGCTCGGCTACATGTTCGTGGCGATGGGAGCAGGGGCCTATTCGGTCGGCATATTCCATCTGTTCACGCATGCCTTCTTCAAGGCGCTGCTGTTCCTGGGGTCCGGCTCGGTGATCTACGCGATGCATCACGAGCAGGACATCCGCAACATGGGCGGGCTGTGGCGCAAGATCCCTTACACCTATGCCGTGATGGTGATCGGCACGCTTGCGCTGACCGGATTCCCGCTGACTGCGGGCTATTTCTCCAAGGACGCGATCATCGAGTCGGCCTATGTCGCGCACAATCCGTTCGCGTATTACGGCTTCGCGATGACGGTAATCGCGGCCGGCCTGACCTCGTTCTATTCGTGGCGCTTGATCTTCAAGACGTTCCACGGCGAACCGCATGACCAGCATCATTATGAGGCCGCCCACGAGGCGCCGCTGTGGATACTGATTCCGATCGGCATCCTCGCCGCCGGATCGATCCTGGCCGGCTACCCGTTCAAGGAAGTGTTCGCAGGTCACGGCGTGGAAGAGTTCTTCCGCGAGTCGCTGAAGATGCACCCGCACATCATCGACGAGATGCACCACATTCCGAAGACCATCGCCTGGCTGCCGACGGTCATGATGGCGATCGGCCTTTACATCTCTTACGTCTTTTACATCCGCCGGCCGTACATTCCGGTCCAGCTCGCCCGCGAGCACCCGATGCTGTACCAGTTCCTGCTCAACAAATGGTACTTCGACGAGCTGTACGACCTCATCTTCGTCCGCCCGACGAAGTGGCTCGGCCGCTTCCTGTGGAAGAAGGGCGACGGCTTCGTCATCGACGGCTTCGGCCCGGATGGCGTCTCGGCGCGCGTGCTCGATGTCACCCGCAATGTGGTGAAGATCCAGACGGGCTACCTCTATCACTATGCCTTCGCGATGCTGATCGGTGTCGCCGGGCTGATCACCTGGTTCATGTTCGGCTTGGGAGGCCAGTAA
- the nuoE gene encoding NADH-quinone oxidoreductase subunit NuoE produces the protein MSVRRLAPKELQPASFAFTDENLAWAKAQITKYPPGRQASAVIAILWRAQEQNEGWVSEAAIRVVADMLDMPYIRVLEVATFYTMFQLQPVGKKAHVQVCGATPCRLRGAEDIIKVCQSRIHHDPFHLSKDGNFSWEEVECLGACVNAPMVQIWKDTYEDLTKETFGKVLDGFASGNPPKPGPQIDRQFSAPAGGPTTLKEST, from the coding sequence ATGTCCGTCCGCCGCCTCGCACCGAAGGAATTGCAGCCCGCAAGCTTTGCGTTCACGGACGAGAATCTCGCCTGGGCCAAGGCGCAGATCACCAAGTATCCGCCGGGCCGTCAGGCGTCGGCCGTGATCGCGATCCTGTGGCGCGCGCAGGAGCAGAATGAGGGCTGGGTTTCGGAGGCCGCGATCCGTGTGGTCGCTGACATGCTCGATATGCCCTACATCCGCGTGCTGGAAGTGGCGACCTTCTACACCATGTTCCAGCTCCAGCCGGTCGGCAAGAAGGCCCATGTGCAGGTCTGCGGCGCCACGCCGTGCCGGCTGCGCGGCGCCGAAGACATCATCAAGGTGTGCCAGAGCCGCATCCATCACGATCCCTTCCATCTGTCGAAGGACGGCAATTTCAGCTGGGAAGAGGTCGAGTGCCTCGGCGCCTGCGTGAATGCGCCGATGGTGCAGATCTGGAAGGACACCTACGAAGATCTGACCAAGGAAACCTTCGGCAAGGTGCTGGACGGCTTCGCGTCGGGCAATCCGCCGAAGCCGGGACCGCAGATCGACCGTCAGTTTTCGGCGCCGGCAGGCGGGCCGACGACGCTGAAGGAGTCCACATGA
- the nuoF gene encoding NADH-quinone oxidoreductase subunit NuoF produces MLDDKDRIFKNLYGLHDWGLEGARRRGAWDGTKAIIDKGRDWIINEMKASGLRGRGGAGFPTGLKWSFMPKESTDGRPSYLVVNADESEPGTCKDREIMRHDPHLLVEGCLLASFAMNAHACYIYVRGEFIRERERLQAAIDQAYDAKLVGKDNLNGWPFDIYVAHGAGAYICGEETALLESLEGKKGQPRLKPPFPANVGLYGCPTTVNNVESIAVAPDILRRGAAWFAAIGRPNNVGTKLFCVSGHVERPCNVEEAMGIPFRELIERHCGGIRGGWGNLKAVIPGGSSVRMVPAEQIIDTPMDFDSLSKLRSGLGTAAVIVMDKSTDLIRAIARISYFYKHESCGQCTPCREGTGWMWRVLSRMAEGRAHKREIDMLLEVTKQVEGHTICALGDAAAWPIQGLIAHFRHEIEERIAQYSHKADIDDIGVRDPVNMVAAE; encoded by the coding sequence ATGCTCGACGACAAGGATCGCATCTTCAAGAACCTCTACGGCCTCCACGATTGGGGGCTGGAGGGCGCGCGCCGCCGCGGCGCGTGGGACGGCACCAAGGCGATCATCGACAAGGGCCGCGACTGGATCATCAACGAGATGAAGGCCTCCGGCCTGCGCGGGCGCGGCGGCGCGGGTTTCCCAACCGGGCTGAAATGGTCGTTCATGCCCAAGGAATCCACCGATGGGCGGCCGAGTTATCTGGTCGTCAACGCCGACGAGTCCGAGCCCGGCACCTGCAAGGACCGCGAGATCATGCGGCACGATCCGCATCTGCTCGTGGAAGGTTGCCTCTTGGCAAGCTTCGCGATGAACGCGCATGCCTGCTACATCTATGTGCGCGGCGAATTCATCCGCGAGCGCGAGCGCCTGCAGGCCGCGATCGACCAGGCCTATGATGCGAAGCTGGTCGGCAAGGATAACCTTAATGGCTGGCCGTTCGACATCTATGTCGCGCACGGCGCCGGCGCCTATATCTGCGGCGAAGAAACCGCGCTGCTGGAAAGCCTCGAAGGCAAGAAGGGCCAGCCGCGGCTGAAGCCGCCATTCCCGGCCAATGTCGGCCTCTATGGCTGCCCGACCACCGTCAACAACGTCGAATCCATCGCGGTCGCCCCCGACATCCTGCGCCGCGGCGCGGCGTGGTTCGCCGCGATCGGCCGGCCCAACAATGTCGGCACCAAACTGTTCTGCGTCTCCGGTCATGTCGAGCGGCCCTGCAACGTCGAAGAGGCGATGGGAATTCCGTTCCGCGAACTGATCGAGCGTCACTGCGGCGGCATTCGCGGCGGCTGGGGCAATCTGAAAGCCGTGATCCCCGGCGGCTCGTCGGTGCGCATGGTGCCGGCCGAGCAGATCATCGACACGCCGATGGATTTTGACAGCCTCAGCAAGCTGCGCTCCGGCCTCGGCACCGCCGCTGTCATCGTGATGGATAAATCGACCGATTTGATCCGGGCGATCGCGCGCATCTCCTATTTCTACAAGCATGAGAGCTGCGGCCAGTGCACGCCGTGCCGTGAGGGCACAGGCTGGATGTGGCGCGTGCTGTCGCGCATGGCCGAGGGCCGCGCCCACAAGCGCGAAATCGACATGCTGCTGGAGGTGACGAAGCAGGTCGAGGGACACACGATCTGCGCCCTCGGCGACGCCGCGGCGTGGCCGATCCAGGGCCTGATTGCGCATTTCCGGCATGAGATCGAGGAGCGGATCGCCCAGTACTCGCACAAGGCCGACATCGACGATATCGGTGTGCGCGATCCCGTGAACATGGTTGCAGCTGAGTGA
- the nuoK gene encoding NADH-quinone oxidoreductase subunit NuoK produces the protein MTIGLGHYLAVAAILFTIGILGIFLNRKNIIVILMSIELILLAVNINLVAFSTFLGDIVGQVFALLVLTVAAAEAAIGLAVLVVYFRNRGSIAVEDVNLMKG, from the coding sequence ATGACGATCGGTCTGGGGCACTATCTCGCGGTCGCCGCCATCCTGTTCACGATCGGGATCCTCGGCATCTTCCTGAACCGCAAGAACATCATCGTCATCCTGATGTCGATCGAGCTGATCCTGCTCGCCGTCAACATCAACCTGGTGGCGTTCTCGACCTTCCTCGGCGACATCGTCGGGCAGGTGTTCGCGCTCTTGGTGCTGACGGTCGCGGCCGCGGAGGCCGCGATCGGTCTTGCGGTGCTGGTGGTGTATTTCCGCAACCGCGGTTCGATCGCGGTTGAAGACGTTAATCTGATGAAGGGCTGA